Proteins encoded within one genomic window of Esox lucius isolate fEsoLuc1 chromosome 12, fEsoLuc1.pri, whole genome shotgun sequence:
- the LOC105028948 gene encoding piggyBac transposable element-derived protein 4-like, whose amino-acid sequence MASDTDIMDDCDSDEEGSSDSSYVPDEDFSFDSEEEVDPDDSTVETEDERTSHPDQQCSLPAKMAKKTQSPLKRKLASSSKKAKVPRISTQRKTPPFPSESEEPSQPWKTKDDPDEGPKSLRFFPKRLPGSQVDPSSVFSPLELFKTFFSMSTVRTLCENTNSHAAKNICMGKKSKWTDITPKEFYTFLGLVLFIAQIKARAINDYWKRKSIFSIPFPGTVMNRDRYKTISWNIHMSDPDEDVINDRKKGTPEYDKLFRLKPLMDEIRLACMASYHPHRNLAVDERMVASQARNGLSEYIKAKPNKFGFKLFVLADSSNGYTVDYAVYIGKNTFPFGFGICYDAVMSLVKPSFLGSGYHVYLDNYYSSPKLFKDLFDIKMGACGIMREGRQGFPKSTENALTKKSPRGTLRWIREGSLLFVKWKDARDVSVGSTIHQAYGGETIKRKKNKNGKGSVNSIPVPTAISQYNKYMGGVDLSNQLITYFSAHRKTKKWYRTFFYHFVDIATTNSYIIHKEMCKANNKKPMTHKEFMEQLVAQLCEVSLDTKDKPKNTGHTPVPIKVAKDKSQKASFGRKACKLCITGNNRRNLTPWKCNECGVPLCVIPDRNCFHDWHNLN is encoded by the exons ATGGCAAGCGACACAGACATCATGGATGACTGTGATAGCGACGAAGAAGGATCCTCTGATAGTAGTTACGTTCCAGACGAAGACTTTAGCTTCGACAGTGAGGAAGAAGTGGATCCAGACGATAGCAC TgttgagactgaagatgaaaggACTTCACATCCAGATCAACAATGTAGTCTGCCAGCGAAGATGGCAAAAAAGACCCAATCCCCACTTAAAAGAAAGCTGGCCTCATCCTCGAAGAAGGCCAAAGTACCACGTATCTCAACCCAAAGAAAAACCCCTCCCTTCCCATCAGAGTCAGAGGAGCCATCCCAGCCCTGGAAAACCAAGGACGACCCTGATGAAGGTCCAAAGTCTTTGCGGTTTTTCCCTAAAAGACTTCCTGGATCACAAGTAGATCCTTCATCTGTTTTCTCACCGTTAGAACttttcaaaacctttttttccatGTCCACTGTCAGAACCCTCTGTGAAAATACAAACAGCCATGCAGCTAAAAACATCTGTATGGGCAAAAAATCTAAGTGGACAGATATTACTCCAAAGGAGTTTTACACATTTCTTGGGTTGGTCCTTTTCATTGCGCAGATTAAGGCAAGAGCTATCAACGATTActggaaaagaaaatccatcttCTCAATTCCGTTTCCAGGAACTGTAATGAACAGGGATAGATACAAAACCATATCGTGGAACATTCACATGAGTGATCCTGATGAGGACGTTATCAATGATCGTAAGAAGGGTACCCCCGAATATGACAAGTTATTCCGTCTAAAACCATTAATGGATGAGATTCGTCTTGCTTGTATGGCTTCATACCACCCACACAGAAACCTGGCTGTAGATGAACGCATGGTGGCTTCACAAGCAAGAAATGGGTTGAGTGAATACATCAAGGCAAAGCCTAATAAATTTGGCTTCAAGTTGTTTGTTTTAGCTGATTCCAGCAATGGTTACACAGTGGATTATGCTGTGTATATAGGCAAGAACACGTTCCCCTTTGGTTTTGGAATTTGTTATGATGCAGTGATGTCACTTGTTAAGCCATCCTTTCTTGGGTCTGGTTACCATGTGTACCTGGACAATTACTACTCCAGCCCAAAACTGTTCAAGGACTTGTTTGACATTAAAATGGGAGCGTGTGGTATCATGCGTGAAGGCAGACAGGGTTTCCCAAAATCTACAGAAAACGCCCTAACCAAGAAGTCCCCAAGGGGAACTCTGCGATGGATCAGGGAGGGTTCTTTACTGTTTGTGAAGTGGAAGGATGCCCGGGACGTGTCCGTGGGATCCACCATTCATCAAGCCTACGGAGGGGAAAccattaaaagaaaaaagaataaGAATGGAAAAGGGTCTGTCAATTCCATTCCAGTTCCAACAGCGATTTCACAATACAATAAGTACATGGGAGGGGTTGACTTATCAAATCAGCTGATCACATACTTCTCAGCACACCGCAAAACAAAAAAGTGGTACCGCACATTCTTCTACCATTTTGTGGACATTGCTACGACTAACAGCTACATCATTCACAAGGAGATGTGTAAGGCCAACAACAAGAAGCCAATGACCCACAAGGAATTCATGGAGCAGCTTGTTGCTCAGCTCTGTGAGGTGTCTCTTGACACCAAGGACAAACCGAAGAACACTGGACACACGCCTGTTCCCATCAAGGTTGCAAAAGACAAAAGCCAGAAAGCTTCATTCGGACGAAAGGCTTGTAAATTGTGCATCACTGGGAATAACCGACGAAACCTCACTCCCTGGAAGTGCAATGAGTGTGGGGTGCCACTCTGTGTCATTCCGGACAGGAACTGCTTCCACGATTGGCACAACCTTAACTAA